The proteins below are encoded in one region of Solidesulfovibrio sp.:
- a CDS encoding carboxymuconolactone decarboxylase family protein yields MTRIRLLGPLAVLALALTATAALGGDTMNDRYTRGWRALTALAPEKAQAVQDGLADIAPDMGRFVVEFGYGDIFTRPGLDAASRQVATIAALTALGNAAPQLRFHIEAGLAAGLSPQQVIDVIYVTTVFAGFPAGLNAISAARTVFAEKHLAFTPPPTPAPADRRAHGLAALATTSRNAGQAVLDALADIAPDMAGFILDFSYGDVIARTVLTPAQKEIAMLAAATARGTMAPQLKVHAKAALAVGMTREAIVEVVIQMAVYAGFPAALNGLTTLREAFAEAGMKG; encoded by the coding sequence ATGACCCGCATACGGCTCCTCGGCCCCCTGGCCGTCCTGGCCCTGGCCCTGACCGCAACCGCAGCCCTCGGAGGAGACACCATGAACGACCGCTACACGCGCGGCTGGCGGGCACTGACCGCCCTGGCCCCGGAAAAGGCCCAGGCCGTCCAGGACGGCCTGGCCGACATCGCCCCGGACATGGGGCGCTTCGTCGTGGAATTCGGCTACGGCGACATCTTCACAAGGCCCGGACTCGACGCGGCCTCGCGCCAGGTCGCCACCATCGCCGCCCTGACGGCGCTCGGCAACGCCGCGCCGCAACTGCGCTTCCACATCGAAGCCGGGCTGGCCGCCGGCCTTTCCCCCCAGCAGGTCATCGACGTCATCTACGTGACCACGGTCTTCGCCGGCTTCCCGGCCGGGCTCAACGCCATCAGCGCCGCGCGCACCGTGTTCGCCGAAAAACACCTCGCCTTCACGCCGCCCCCAACCCCCGCCCCGGCCGACCGCCGCGCCCACGGCCTGGCCGCCCTGGCCACCACCAGCCGAAACGCCGGCCAGGCCGTCCTCGACGCCCTGGCCGACATCGCCCCGGACATGGCCGGCTTCATCCTGGACTTCTCCTACGGCGACGTCATCGCCCGCACCGTGCTCACGCCGGCCCAAAAGGAAATCGCCATGCTCGCGGCGGCCACCGCCCGGGGCACCATGGCGCCGCAGCTCAAAGTCCACGCCAAAGCCGCCCTGGCCGTGGGCATGACGCGGGAAGCGATCGTCGAGGTGGTCATCCAGATGGCCGTGTACGCGGGGTTCCCGGCGGCCTTGAACGGGTTGACAACGCTTCGGGAAGCGTTCGCCGAGGCTGGGATGAAGGGATAA
- a CDS encoding LysR family transcriptional regulator, with protein MELRDCQCFVAVAEELHFGRAAARLGLAQPPLSQRIKALEAEIGARLFARTSRSVALTPAGEAFWREARLVLDGAARAAETARRVAQGLAGRLTVGFVNPAMDAFLSVVLADFRRQAPEVELVLREMSSREQMAALATGRLEAGFLRHVGQDVPGAAVTVVSREPYILALPAGHGLAGRRRVALADLDGQPLIFPPRAGAPSPRPAIEAVLDRVGASVVVAQEAASKFTMLSLVAAGVGLAFLPASVRVWRRAGVVCRELSPGLPPVELAVAVPAGRENAAVSRLVALAVRAGGVSQ; from the coding sequence ATGGAATTGCGGGATTGCCAGTGTTTCGTGGCCGTGGCCGAGGAGTTGCATTTCGGTCGGGCGGCGGCCCGGCTGGGCCTGGCCCAGCCGCCGCTGAGCCAGCGGATCAAGGCGTTGGAGGCGGAGATCGGGGCGCGGCTTTTCGCGCGCACGAGCCGCAGCGTGGCCCTGACCCCGGCCGGCGAGGCTTTTTGGCGCGAGGCCCGGTTGGTGCTCGACGGCGCGGCGCGGGCCGCCGAGACGGCCAGGCGCGTGGCCCAGGGGCTGGCCGGGCGGCTGACGGTGGGGTTCGTCAATCCGGCCATGGATGCCTTTTTATCCGTTGTGCTGGCCGATTTCCGGCGCCAGGCCCCCGAGGTGGAGTTGGTCTTGCGCGAGATGTCCAGCCGGGAACAGATGGCGGCCTTGGCGACGGGCCGGCTGGAGGCGGGTTTTTTGCGCCATGTCGGCCAGGACGTCCCGGGCGCGGCGGTAACGGTCGTTTCGCGCGAGCCCTACATCCTGGCCCTGCCGGCCGGGCATGGGCTGGCCGGCCGCCGTCGGGTGGCCCTGGCCGACCTGGACGGCCAGCCGCTGATTTTCCCGCCGCGGGCCGGGGCGCCGAGTCCGCGCCCGGCCATCGAGGCGGTCCTGGACAGGGTTGGCGCGTCTGTGGTGGTCGCCCAGGAGGCGGCCTCGAAATTCACCATGCTGTCGCTGGTGGCGGCCGGGGTCGGGCTGGCGTTTTTGCCGGCCTCGGTGCGGGTGTGGCGGCGGGCCGGGGTGGTGTGCCGGGAGCTTTCGCCCGGGCTGCCGCCGGTGGAGTTGGCCGTTGCCGTGCCGGCCGGGCGGGAAAACGCGGCCGTGTCCCGGCTGGTGGCCCTGGCGGTCCGGGCGGGAGGCGTTTCTCAGTAG
- a CDS encoding YitT family protein, which yields MTSTIRSVSWNLTLLAFGAVVYSGGVNTIVLGQGLMAGGVSGVALLGYYLTGLFGPGLLYFLCNVPLMVLGWRSLSRRFILYTLFGMGMVSLCMQYLPQRTLIPDPLLAAIFGGAVMGAGSGIMLRTLGSAGGTDILAIWLNQKYDLRIGQFNFFFNLAVFAAGLAFYEPTLVLYSIILSYTNAKVMDYFLSLFNQRKMVFIISDKADAIAHDIIHSLKRGATFLHGAGAYTGKSKRVILTITNTVQIKRLEELVFTHDPNAFFVVENTFNVLGEGFARRKVY from the coding sequence ATGACCAGCACCATCCGTTCCGTCTCCTGGAACCTGACCCTTCTCGCCTTCGGGGCGGTCGTCTACAGCGGCGGCGTCAACACCATCGTCCTCGGCCAGGGGCTCATGGCCGGCGGCGTCTCGGGCGTGGCCCTGCTCGGCTACTACCTCACGGGCCTTTTCGGGCCGGGCCTGCTCTATTTCCTGTGCAACGTGCCGCTTATGGTCCTCGGCTGGCGCAGCCTGTCGCGCCGGTTCATCCTCTACACCCTGTTCGGCATGGGCATGGTCAGCCTTTGCATGCAGTACCTGCCCCAGCGCACCCTCATTCCCGATCCGCTGCTGGCCGCCATCTTCGGCGGCGCGGTCATGGGCGCCGGCTCGGGCATCATGCTGCGCACCCTGGGCTCGGCCGGGGGCACGGACATCCTGGCCATCTGGCTCAACCAGAAATACGACCTGCGCATCGGTCAGTTCAACTTCTTCTTCAATCTGGCCGTATTCGCCGCCGGGCTGGCCTTTTACGAGCCGACCCTCGTTTTGTACTCCATCATCCTGTCCTATACCAACGCCAAGGTGATGGACTATTTTCTGTCGCTTTTCAACCAAAGAAAGATGGTTTTCATCATTTCGGACAAAGCCGACGCCATCGCCCACGACATCATCCACAGCCTCAAGCGCGGGGCGACGTTCCTGCATGGCGCCGGTGCTTACACCGGAAAATCAAAAAGAGTGATACTCACCATAACCAATACCGTGCAGATCAAGCGCCTGGAAGAACTGGTCTTCACCCACGACCCCAACGCCTTTTTCGTGGTGGAGAACACCTTCAACGTCCTCGGCGAGGGCTTTGCCCGGCGCAAGGTCTACTGA
- a CDS encoding SH3 domain-containing protein, with protein MTRRLTRLALLLAALAALPGPAGAQPICPPGYFWSAGACRPLPPPPPPRPAYPPPVVVPPPVVVAPPYDPNLKQVARRFVTLRTCPGDGCPPVTTLSRGTPVRIQAFEGPFVLVRVPGSPLEGWVALRQLTP; from the coding sequence ATGACGCGCCGTCTCACGCGCCTTGCGCTCCTGCTGGCCGCCCTGGCCGCCCTGCCCGGGCCGGCAGGCGCCCAGCCGATCTGCCCGCCGGGCTACTTCTGGTCGGCCGGCGCCTGCCGGCCCCTGCCGCCGCCACCGCCGCCAAGGCCGGCCTATCCGCCGCCCGTGGTGGTGCCGCCGCCGGTGGTCGTGGCGCCGCCCTACGATCCCAATCTCAAGCAGGTGGCCCGACGCTTCGTCACCTTGCGCACCTGTCCCGGCGACGGCTGCCCGCCGGTGACCACCCTGTCGCGGGGCACGCCCGTACGTATCCAGGCCTTCGAGGGGCCCTTCGTGCTGGTGCGCGTGCCCGGCTCCCCCCTCGAGGGTTGGGTTGCGCTACGCCAGCTCACGCCGTAG